In Eucalyptus grandis isolate ANBG69807.140 chromosome 4, ASM1654582v1, whole genome shotgun sequence, the following proteins share a genomic window:
- the LOC104442616 gene encoding LOW QUALITY PROTEIN: senescence-specific cysteine protease SAG12 (The sequence of the model RefSeq protein was modified relative to this genomic sequence to represent the inferred CDS: inserted 2 bases in 1 codon) translates to MAKQNQFSFLTSAALLVIIVSVSETLCRPLEEEQLLKQHEEWMAIHGRVYKDAVEKAKRYEIFKENVKRINAFNNGKDVGYKMAVNKFADLTNEEFRASYTGYKRRPTRVLSSGEKKPFKYANFTAIPAALDWRTKKAVTPVKDQGNCGSCWAFSAVAAMEGITMIKKRKLVPLSVQELVDCDDNDDGCIGGLMDSAFEFIVSNGGLTTEANYPYQENKGTCNTAKAANPAASITGYKDVPANNEKALLQAVANQPVSVAIEGAGLXFQFYSTGVFTGSCGTDIDHAVTAVGYGKTSGSGGTKYWLMKNSWGTGWGEKGYMRIQKDVSSKAGLCGLATEASYPTA, encoded by the exons ATGGCCAAACAAAACCAATTTTCATTCCTCACATCAGCTGCTCTTTTGGTCATCATAGTTTCTGTTTCGGAAACGCTTTGTCGCCCTCTTGAAGAGGAACAGTTGTTAAAGCAACATGAGGAGTGGATGGCAATTCACGGGCGTGTCTACAAAGACGCCGTCGAAAAGGCAAAACGGTATGAGATATTTAAAGAGAACGTTAAGCGCATCAACGCCTTTAATAATGGTAAGGACGTGGGGTATAAAATGGCTGTGAATAAGTTTGCAGACCTAACCAATGAGGAGTTCCGCGCTTCCTACACCGGCTACAAGAGGAGGCCCACAAGGGTCCTGTCCTCTGGCGAAAAAAAACCGTTCAAGTATGCCAACTTCACCGCCATTCCAGCTGCCTTAGACTGGCGAACCAAGAAGGCTGTGACACCTGTTAAGGATCAAGGCAACTGTG GAAGTTGTTGGGCATTCTCGGCTGTGGCAGCTATGGAAGGGATTACCATGATCAAGAAGCGGAAGTTGGTGCCACTCTCGGTGCAAGAACTCGTGGATTGTGATGATAACGATGATGGTTGCATAGGCGGGCTCATGGACAGTGCCTTCGAGTTCATTGTAAGCAATGGTGGCCTCACGACTGAGGCGAACTATCCTTACCAGGAAAATAAAGGGACCTGCAATACGGCCAAGGCAGCAAACCCCGCAGCCTCAATAACTGGATATAAGGATGTGCCCGCCAACAACGAGAAGGCCCTCTTGCAGGCCGTGGCAAACCAGCCAGTCTCGGTGGCAATTGAGGGGGCGGGTTT ATTTCAATTCTACTCAACCGGCGTGTTCACAGGCTCATGTGGGACCGACATTGACCACGCGGTCACGGCGGTCGGGTATGGGAAGACCTCTGGCTCTGGCGGGACCAAGTATTGGCTGATGAAGAATTCGTGGGGCACCGGGTGGGGAGAGAAAGGGTACATGAGGATCCAGAAGGATGTGAGCTCTAAGGCTGGTCTCTGTGGTCTTGCCACGGAAGCTTCTTATCCAACtgcatga
- the LOC120292783 gene encoding senescence-specific cysteine protease SAG12-like — MAKQNKFSVLTSTTLLVIIVSISEMLCSPLEEQQLLKQHEEWMAIHGRIYKDAIEKAKRLEIFKENVKRINAFNNGKDVGYKLAVNKFTDLTNEEFRASSTGYKRPTRVLSSGDEKPFKYANFTAIPAALDWRTKKAVTPVKDQGDCGSCWAFSAVAAMEGITMIKKGKLVPLSVQELVDCDVDDNGCHGGLMDRAFKFIKSKGGLSTEANYPYQANNGTCNTAKMANPAASITGYQDVPANNEKALLQAVANQPVSVAIEGSGFNFQFYSSGVFSGSCGTSIDHAVTAVGYGKTSRGTKYWLLKNSWGTGWGESGYMRIQRDVSSKAGLCGLAMEASYPTA; from the exons ATGGCCAAACAAAATAAGTTCTCAGTCCTCACATCAACCACTCTTTTGGTCATTATAGTTTCTATTTCGGAAATGCTTTGTAGCCCTCTTGAAGAGCAACAATTGTTAAAGCAACATGAGGAGTGGATGGCAATCCATGGGCGCATCTACAAGGATGCGATCGAAAAGGCCAAACGGCTTGAGATATTTAAAGAGAACGTTAAGCGCATCAACGCCTTTAATAATGGTAAGGATGTGGGATATAAACTAGCTGTGAACAAGTTCACAGACCTAACTAACGAGGAGTTCCGTGCTTCCTCCACCGGCTACAAGAGGCCTACAAGGGTCCTGTCCTCTGGGGATGAAAAACCGTTCAAGTATGCGAACTTCACCGCCATTCCAGCTGCCTTAGACTGGCGAACCAAGAAGGCTGTGACACCTGTCAAGGATCAAGGCGACTGTG GAAGTTGTTGGGCATTCTCGGCAGTGGCAGCTATGGAAGGGATTACCATGATCAAGAAGGGGAAGTTGGTGCCACTCTCAGTACAAGAACTCGTGGATTGTGACGTTGACGATAATGGCTGCCATGGCGGGCTCATGGACAGGGCCTTCAAGTTTATCAAGAGCAAGGGCGGACTCTCCACCGAGGCGAACTACCCCTACCAGGCAAATAACGGAACCTGCAATACGGCCAAGATGGCAAACCCCGCGGCCTCAATAACTGGATACCAGGATGTGCCGGCCAATAACGAAAAGGCCCTCTTGCAGGCCGTGGCAAACCAGCCAGTCTCGGTGGCAATTGAGGGGAGCGGGTTCAATTTCCAATTCTACTCAAGCGGTGTGTTCTCTGGCTCGTGTGGAACCAGTATCGACCACGCCGTCACGGCGGTCGGGTATGGGAAGACCTCCAGGGGAACCAAGTATTGGCTGCTGAAGAATTCATGGGGCACTGGATGGGGTGAGAGCGGGTACATGAGGATCCAGCGGGACGTGAGTTCTAAGGCTGGTCTCTGTGGCCTTGCCATGGAAGCTTCTTATCCAACcgcatga